Genomic window (Candidatus Aminicenantes bacterium):
CGTTTTAAAGAGAGCCGGTATGCCGAAGATTCTGCGTTAGTCAGGAATTTTTTTTCAGCCACCCTTTTGCCGACCATCAGGAAGTTGCCGAAGGCCCACCAGGCCAGCAGCAGGCTCAGGGGAGGAAAAGCCCCGGCCAGGACGTACCAGCCGATCAGGAAGCGGATCGGATTGTTGGCCGATTCCAGCGTGGAATCCAGGTAGGGAACATCCTTCACCCGGATGGGAGGAACATTGTACAAAAGCCCGGCCAGAAGCAGCGCGCCCAGGCTGAGAACGAAGGCCCGGGAGTAGAAAGCGTTGGCAACGGCCAAGGAGGCGGCCACCAGCGCCACCCAGCCGACAAGCAGCAACTTGATGCTGATCTCGTTTTTGACCAGGGGGCGGTGTTTCTTGCCGGGATGGAAAGCGTCAAAGGGGGCGTCGGTGATCTCATTGATGATGTAATTGGCCGTGGAAACCATCCAGGTCAGAACGAACGCCAAGCCGATTTTCAAGAACGCAAGTACTGTCAGCA
Coding sequences:
- a CDS encoding UbiA family prenyltransferase, whose translation is MPERNKSSLYIASLRLERWPRSLAILVGFAAVFLVNPAGIGSLLTVLAFLKIGLAFVLTWMVSTANYIINEITDAPFDAFHPGKKHRPLVKNEISIKLLLVGWVALVAASLAVANAFYSRAFVLSLGALLLAGLLYNVPPIRVKDVPYLDSTLESANNPIRFLIGWYVLAGAFPPLSLLLAWWAFGNFLMVGKRVAEKKFLTNAESSAYRLSLKR